From a region of the Vicinamibacteria bacterium genome:
- a CDS encoding cyclic nucleotide-binding domain-containing protein, protein MAFRKRRKDPFAEIQACLQKRDYKGSMEWFNALLKRDPKNTQIRLRCADTLVLAGSKREAIRQYRIVADQLADKGFMIRAIAINKKILQLDPSQTDVHEKLASMNEMRSSGPASQAALSEALYHPDKPVEPAEVEPPRDRFETPTADEATTARLPELSLEDTLAMEFGASHLGDAPVESPAEPTPAEAEEPAAEEPIVVVPPSEPELVAGGFEHMEDTAGDAQPFADEPPSFSEEPIALGGPAEPKDEDEIEIVGIDEESSEPEVEILLEDAGLEPSLDSSPEIVLDLTETPAAHENDEVDVLALHRETESPLAADEAESLLGALGEDIDSLIDSIIDDVGSSAKRSEQEEEPAPTHIPLFSDLSTSEFIDVAILLVRRVAKQGETIVREGDPGDSMFIVSTGEVHATVERDGKQVVVATLKDGDFFGEMAVLSGEPRTATVTAVRMTELLELSRENLTAICRRHPHVEAKIRLAYDERTSRSESF, encoded by the coding sequence GATGGAGTGGTTCAACGCGCTCCTGAAGAGGGATCCCAAGAACACTCAGATTCGACTCCGCTGTGCCGACACCCTGGTTCTCGCGGGGAGTAAACGCGAAGCGATCCGGCAGTATCGCATCGTCGCCGATCAGCTCGCCGACAAGGGGTTCATGATCCGCGCGATTGCGATCAACAAGAAGATCCTGCAGCTCGATCCGAGCCAGACCGACGTGCACGAGAAGCTGGCATCGATGAACGAGATGCGCTCGTCGGGCCCGGCGTCGCAGGCGGCGTTGTCCGAGGCGCTCTACCATCCGGACAAGCCCGTCGAGCCGGCGGAGGTGGAGCCTCCTCGCGACCGATTCGAGACCCCGACGGCCGACGAAGCCACAACCGCAAGACTTCCCGAGCTCAGTCTCGAGGACACTCTTGCCATGGAGTTCGGCGCCAGTCACCTGGGCGATGCGCCCGTCGAGTCGCCCGCGGAGCCCACCCCGGCTGAAGCCGAAGAACCGGCGGCCGAAGAACCGATCGTGGTCGTGCCTCCTTCGGAGCCGGAGCTCGTCGCTGGTGGCTTCGAGCACATGGAGGACACCGCCGGTGATGCGCAGCCCTTCGCCGACGAGCCACCCAGCTTTAGTGAGGAGCCAATCGCGCTTGGCGGTCCGGCCGAGCCAAAGGACGAAGACGAGATCGAGATCGTCGGTATCGATGAGGAATCGAGCGAGCCGGAGGTCGAGATCTTGCTCGAGGACGCGGGTCTGGAGCCCTCTCTCGACTCATCGCCCGAGATCGTTCTCGATCTTACCGAGACTCCCGCGGCCCACGAGAATGACGAAGTCGATGTCCTTGCCCTCCACCGGGAGACGGAATCCCCTCTCGCCGCCGATGAAGCGGAGTCGCTGCTCGGAGCGCTTGGCGAGGACATCGATTCCCTGATCGACTCGATCATCGACGACGTGGGATCTTCGGCGAAACGCTCGGAGCAGGAGGAAGAGCCCGCGCCGACCCACATCCCGCTCTTCTCGGATCTCAGCACTTCGGAGTTCATCGACGTCGCTATCCTGCTGGTTCGGCGCGTGGCGAAGCAAGGCGAGACGATCGTGCGGGAAGGTGATCCCGGCGACTCCATGTTCATCGTGAGTACCGGAGAGGTTCATGCCACGGTCGAGCGTGACGGGAAGCAAGTGGTCGTCGCCACCCTGAAGGACGGGGACTTTTTCGGCGAGATGGCGGTTCTCTCGGGCGAGCCGCGGACGGCAACGGTGACGGCGGTCAGGATGACCGAGCTCCTGGAGCTATCGCGCGAGAACCTCACGGCGATTTGTCGCCGACATCCGCACGTCGAGGCGAAGATCCGGCTCGCCTACGACGAGCGCACGTCGCGATCGGAATCCTTCTAA